The following coding sequences lie in one Syngnathoides biaculeatus isolate LvHL_M chromosome 16, ASM1980259v1, whole genome shotgun sequence genomic window:
- the LOC133514518 gene encoding myosin heavy chain, fast skeletal muscle-like, translated as MSSDAEMAQYGPASVYLRKPEKERIEAQNRPFDARTACFVPEPKELYIRGVIQKKEGTQVTVKTSANETVTVREEDCHPMNPPKYDKIEDMAMMTHLNEPSVLFNLKDRYAAWMIYTYSGLFCVTVNPYKWLPVYDPQVVSAYRGKKRMEAPPHIFSVSDNAYQNMLTDRENQSVLITGESGAGKTVNTKRVIQYFATIAVAGGSDKKEQTSGKMQGTLEDQIISANPLLEAFGNAKTVRNDNSSRFGKFIRIHFGTTGKLASADIETYLLEKSRVTFQLSDERSYHIFYQIMTGHKPELIEMLLITTNPYDFPMISQGQITVASIDDKEELVATDTATDILGFSNEEKMSIYKLTGAVLHYGNMKFKQKQREEQAEPDGTEVADKVAFLMGLNSADLLKGLCYPRVKVGNEYVTKGQTVPQVANSVGALAKSVYEKMFLWMVIRINEMLDTKQPRQFFIGVLDIAGFEIFDYNSMEQLCINFTNEKLQQFFNHHMFVLEQEEYKKEGIDWEFIDFGMDLAACIELIEKPMGIFSILEEECMFPKASDTSFKNKLYDQHLGKNNAFQKPKVVKGKPEAHFSLVHYAGIVDYNITGWLEKNKDPLNESVVQLYQKSSLKLLSFLYASFSGGEAAENSGGDKGGKKGGKKKGGSFQTVSAVFRENLGKLMTNLRSTHPHFVRCLIPNEVKTPGIMDNHLVIHQLRCNGVLEGIRICRKGFPSRILYADFKQRYRILNASAIPEGQFIDGKKASEKLLGSIDVDHTQYRFGSTKVFFKAGLLGNLEELRDEKLASLVTQTQAVCRGYLMRKEYSNLIAQKDCVWILQYNLRSFMNVKHWPWMKLFFKIKPLLKSAETEKEMATMKEDFIKCKEDLAKSESKRKDLEEKMVSLLQEKNNLQLQVQSDAETLCDAEERCEGLIKSKIQLEAKLKEVTERMEDEEEINAELTTKKRKLEDECSELKKDIDDLEITLAKVEKEKHATENKVKNLVEELAGQEESISKLSKEKKALQEAHQQTMDDLQAEEDKVNLLTKAKSKLEQQVDDLEGSLEQEKKIRMDLERAKRKLEGDVKLTQESLMDAENDKQQSEERMKKKDFENNQLVGKIADEQTTNNQLQKKLKELHARIEELEEEVEAERSMRAKVEKQRSDLSREIEEVSERLEEAGGATASQIELNKKREGEFLKVRRDLEEATLHHEATSAALRKKHADSMAELGEQIDNLQRIKQKLEKEKSELKMEIDDLATNMESVAKTKVNLEKTCRSLEDQLVELKTKNDENSRNIADLSNQRARFQTENAELSRQLEERESVISQLTRGKQGFTTQVDDLKRLLEEETKAKNALAHSLQSSRHDCDLLREQYEEEQEAKAELQRALSKANTEVALWRNKYETDAIQRTEELEEAKKKLAQRLQEAEEQIEAVNSKCASLEKTKQRLHNEMEDLMVDVERSNSVAATLDKKQRNFDKILAEWKQKYEESQAELEGAQKESRSLSTELFKLKNSYEEALDHLETMKRENKNLQQELADLTEQLGESGKTIHELEKFKKNVETEKYDMQTALEEAEASLEQEETKILCIQMELNQVKADVDRKVAEKDEEIDQLRKNHQRVIESMQATLDAEVRSRNDALRVKKKMDGDLNEMEIQLGHANRQASEVLKQLRNVQAQLKDAQIHLDDSLRVQDDMKEQVAMMERRTSLMQAEIEELRAVVEQTERSRKLAEQELIDASERAGLLHSQNTSLLNTKKKLETDVTQLHVEIEEAVQEARNAEEKAKKAITDAAMMAEELRKEQDTSAHLERMKKNLDVMVKDLQHRLDEAENLAMKGGKKQLQKLEARVRELETELEAEQKRSSESIKGIRKYERKVKELSYQADEDKKTNIRLQDLVDKLQIKMKAYKRHAEEAEEQANMHMARFRKSQHELEEAEERADVAESLANKMRAKTRDIGPKPAEGQGE; from the exons ATGAGCAGTGATGCTGAGATGGCCCAGTACGGGCCGGCCTCCGTCTATTTGCGCAAACCTGAGAAGGAGCGCATCGAGGCGCAGAACCGGCCATTTGACGCCAGGACTGCCTGCTTTGTGCCAGAACCCAAGGAACTCTACATCCGAGGTGTTATCCAGAAGAAAGAAGGTACCCAAGTCACTGTGAAGACATCCGCAAATGAG ACTGTTACGGTCCGTGAAGAAGACTGCCACCCCATGAATCCTCCAAAGTATGATAAGATAGAGGACATGGCCATGATGACGCACCTCAATGAGCCATCTGTGCTGTTTAACCTCAAAGATCGTTATGCAGCGTGGATGATATAC aCATACTCCGGACTCTTCTGTGTGACAGTGAATCCGTACAAGTGGTTGCCGGTGTACGACCCACAAGTGGTGTCGGCCTATAGGGGGAAGAAGCGCATGGAGGCTCCTCCTCACATCTTCTCGGTGTCTGATAACGCCTATCAAAACATGCTCACAG ACCGTGAGAACCAGTCTGTCCTTATCAC TGGAGAATCCGGTGCAGGAAAGACAGTCAACACCAAGCGTGTTATCCAGTACTTTGCGACAATCGCAGTGGCTGGTGGCAGTGATAAGAAGGAACAGACATCCGGAAAGATGCAG GGAACGCTGGAGGATCAAATCATCTCAGCAAATCCTTTGCTGGAGGCATTTGGAAATGCCAAGACTGTGAGGAATGACAACTCCTCACGTTTT GGTAAATTCATCAGAATTCATTTCGGAACAACAGGCAAACTGGCTTCAGCTGATATCGAAACAT ACTTGCTGGAGAAGTCGAGAGTGACATTCCAGTTGTCGGATGAGAGAAGCTACCATATCTTCTACCAGATCATGACTGGGCACAAACCAGAACTCATAG AAATGTTGCTTATAACTACGAACCCATATGACTTCCCCATGATAAGTCAGGGGCAGATCACCGTGGCCAGCATAGATGACAAAGAAGAGCTTGTGGCGACAGAT ACCGCCACTGACATCCTAGGCTTCAGCAATGAGGAGAAAATGTCTATCTACAAGCTGACTGGAGCTGTTCTGCATTATGGGAACATGAAGTTCAAGCAGAAGCAGAGAGAGGAGCAAGCAGAGCCCGACGGGACTGAGG tgGCTGACAAAGTGGCCTTCCTCATGGGTCTGAATTCTGCCGACCTACTGAAAGGGCTCTGCTACCCCCGTGTCAAAGTGGGCAATGAGTATGTCACCAAGGGCCAGACGGTCCCCCAG GTGGCCAATTCAGTTGGTGCCCTGGCCAAGTCTGTCTATGAGAAGATGTTCTTGTGGATGGTGATACGCATCAACGAGATGCTGGACACCAAACAGCCACGGCAGTTTTTCATTGGAGTCTTGGACATTGCAGGATTTGAAATCTTTGAC TACAACAGCATGGAGCAGCTGTGCATCAACTTCACCAACGAGAAGCTACAGCAGTTTTTTAACCACCACATGTTTGTACTGGAACAAGAAGAGTACAAGAAAGAAGGCATTGACTGGGAGTTCATCGACTTTGGAATGGATCTCGCAGCTTGCATTGAGCTCATTGAAAAG CCAATGGGTATCTTCTCCATTCTTGAAGAGGAGTGCATGTTCCCAAAGGCATCAGACACATCCTTCAAGAACAAACTCTATGACCAACATCTTGGGAAAAACAATGCTTTCCAAAAGCCAAAGGTTGTCAAAGGAAAGCCGGAGGCTCACTTCTCCCTGGTGCACTATGCTGGAATAGTGGACTACAACATTACCGGCTGGCTGGAGAAGAACAAAGATCCACTCAATGAGTCTGTGGTGCAGCTATACCAGAAGTCCTCTTTAAAACTATTGTCTTTCCTCTATGCCTCCTTTTCTGGGGGTGAAGCAG CTGAGA ACTCCGGTGGTGACAAAGGTgggaaaaaagggggaaagaaaaaaggtgGCTCCTTTCAGACAGTGTCCGCAGTTTTCAGG GAAAATCTTGGAAAACTGATGACTAACTTGAGGAGTACTCATCCTCATTTTGTACGCTGTTTGATTCCCAATGAGGTCAAAACACCAG GTATCATGGACAATCACTTGGTCATCCACCAGCTGCGATGTAATGGTGTGCTGGAAGGAATCCGCATCTGTAGGAAAGGATTTCCAAGCAGGATTCTCTATGCTGATTTTAAGCAGAG ATATCGAATCTTGAACGCCAGTGCAATCCCAGAGGGACAGTTTATTGATGGCAAGAAAGCTTCTGAGAAGCTTCTGGGGTCCATTGACGTTGATCACACTCAGTACCGCTTTGGCTCCACAAAG gtctTTTTCAAAGCAGGTCTCCTGGGAAATCTGGAGGAACTGCGAGATGAAAAGCTGGCATCTCTTGTGACACAGACGCAAGCTGTTTGTCGAGGTTATCTCATGAGAAAGGAATATTCTAATCTTATTGCCCAAAA AGACTGTGTGTGGATTCTACAATACAACCTGCGCTCCTTCATGAATGTCAAACACTGGCCATGGATGAAGCTTTTCTTCAAGATAAAGCCTCTGCTCAAGAGCGCAGAGACAGAAAAGGAGATGGCCACTATGAAAGAAGACTTCATCAAATGCAAGGAGGACCTGGCCAAGTCAGAGTCCAAGAGGAAGGACCTGGAGGAGAAAATGGTTTCTCTGCTGCAGGAGAAGAATAATCTCCAACTTCAAGTACAATCT GATGCGGAGACCCTCTGTGATGCAGAGGAACGGTGTGAGGGTTTGATTAAAAGCAAAATCCAACTGGAGGCCAAACTCAAAGAGGTGACTGAAAGgatggaggatgaggaggaaatTAATGCTGAGTTAACCACCAAGAAGAGAAAGCTTGAGGACGAATGTTCTGAGCTGAAGAAGGACATTGACGACCTCGAGATTACGTTGGCTAAAgtggagaaagaaaaacacgCCACCGAAAACAAG GTTAAAAATCTTGTAGAGGAGCTGGCCGGCCAGGAGGAAAGCATCAGCAAGCTGAGCAAAGAGAAGAAGGCCCTTCAAGAAGCCCACCAGCAGACCATGGATGACCTTCAAGCCGAAGAAGACAAAGTCAACTTGCTGACGAAGGCCAAGTCAAAGCTGGAGCAACAAGTGGATGAT CTTGAAGGTTCACTTGAGCAAGAAAAGAAGATACGCATGGACCTGGAAAGGGCGAAGCGCAAACTGGAAGGAGATGTTAAACTTACACAAGAATCCCTGATGGATGCAGAAAATGACAAACAGCAGTCTGAAGAAAGGATGAAGAA AAAAGACTTTGAAAACAACCAGCTCGTTGGCAAGATCGCTGACGAACAAACAACCAACAACCAGCTTCAGAAGAAGCTGAAAGAGCTCCAT GCTCGAAttgaagagctggaggaagaagTGGAGGCTGAGCGCTCAATGAGGGCCAAAGTAGAGAAGCAGAGGTCTGACTTGTCCCGGGAGATTGAGGAGGTCAGTGAGAGGCTTGAGGAGGCAGGAGGAGCCACTGCCTCTCAGATTGAGCTGAATAAGAAACGCGAAGGTGAGTTCCTGAAAGTCAGGCGCGACCTTGAGGAGGCCACACTGCACCACGAGGCTACGTCTGCTGCACTGCGCAAGAAGCATGCTGACAGCATGGCTGAGCTTGGAGAACAGATTGACAACTTGCAGAGAATCAAGCAGAAACTTGAGAAGGAGAAAAGTGAGCTCAAGATGGAGATTGATGATTTAGCCACCAACATGGAATCTGTGGCTAAAACCAAG GTCAACCTGGAGAAGACCTGTCGCTCCCTGGAAGATCAGCTAGTGGAGCTAAAGACCAAGAATGATGAAAAcagtcggaatattgcagatcTTAGCAATCAGAGGGCCCGCTTTCAAACTGAGAATG CTGAGTTATCCCGTCAATTAGAAGAGCGAGAGAGTGTCATATCCCAGCTGACCAGAGGAAAGCAGGGATTTACCACACAAGTTGATGACCTCAAACGACTCCTGGAGGAAGAAACAAAG GCCAAGAATGCCCTGGCACACAGCCTCCAATCATCTCGGCACGACTGCGACCTCCTCCGTGAACAATacgaggaggagcaggaggccaAGGCGGAGCTTCAGCGTGCATTGTCCAAAGCCAACACTGAGGTTGCTCTTTGGAGGAACAAATATGAGACGGATGCCATCCAACGCACtgaggagctggaggaggccAA GAAAAAGCTGGCCCAGCGTCTCCAAGAGGCAGAGGAACAAATTGAGGCGGTGAACTCAAAGTGTGCCTCGCTGGAGAAAACTAAACAGCGACTTCACAATGAGATGGAAGATCTCATGGTAGACGTGGAAAGGTCGAACAGCGTAGCGGCCACACTGGACAAGAAGCAGAGAAACTTTGACAAG ATTCTAGCTGAGTGGAAGCAAAAGTATGAAGAGTCTCAGGCTGAGCTGGAAGGTGCTCAGAAGGAATCTCGATCGCTCAGTACAGAGCTCTTCAAACTGAAGAATTCATATGAGGAGGCCCTTGATCATCTGGAGACAATGAAGAGGGAAAACAAGAACCTGCAAC AGGAGCTCGCGGACCTGACAGAACAGCTGGGAGAAAGTGGGAAAACGATCCATGAATTGGAGAAGTTCAAGAAGAATGTTGAGactgaaaaatatgacatgcaAACTGCGCTGGAAGAAGCTGAA GCCTCCTTAGAGCAAGAGGAAACAAAGATCCTCTGTATCCAAATGGAGCTCAACCAAGTTAAAGCTGATGTAGACCGGAAAGTGGCAGAGAAAGATGAGGAGATTGACCAGCTGAGGAAGAACCACCAGCGAGTAATAGAATCTATGCAAGCCACTCTGGATGCCGAGGTCCGTAGCAGGAATGATGCTCTgagagtgaaaaagaaaatggatggagactTGAATGAGATGGAGATCCAACTGGGCCATGCCAACAGGCAAGCCTCTGAAGTTCTGAAACAGCTGAGGAACGTGCAGGCACAACTAAAG GATGCTCAAATCCACCTGGACGACTCCCTTCGAGTTCAAGATGACATGAAGGAGCAGGTAGCCATGATGGAGCGTAGGACCAGCTTGATGCAGGCTGAGATTGAGGAGCTTCGAGCAGTCGTGGAACAGACTGAGAGGAGCCGCAAATTGGCAGAACAGGAACTGATTGATGCCAGCGAGCGTGCAGGACTTCTTCATTCTCAG AACACCAGTCTCCTGAACACCAAGAAAAAGCTGGAGACGGACGTTACCCAGCTTCATGTTGAAATAGAGGAAGCTGTTCAGGAGGCCAGGAATGCTGAGGAGAAAGCCAAGAAAGCAATCACTGAT GCTGCCATGATGGCTGAGGAGCTCAGGAAGGAGCAAGACACCAGCGCCCACCTggagaggatgaagaagaaccTGGATGTGATGGTCAAAGACCTTCAACACCGCCTGGACGAGGCAGAGAACTTAGCCATGAAGGGTGGGAAGAAACAGTTGCAGAAGTTGGAGGCCAGG GTTCGTGAGCTGGAGACTGAACTGGAAGCCGAGCAAAAACGCTCAAGTGAATCCATCAAGGGAATACGCAAATACGAGAGGAAGGTCAAAGAGCTGAGCTACCAG GCTGATGAagacaagaaaacaaacattcgACTTCAGGATCTGGTGGACAAGCTGCAGATCAAAATGAAGGCCTACAAACGTCACGCTGAAGAAGCT GAGGAACAGGCCAACATGCACATGGCCAGATTCAGGAAATCTCAGCACGAGTTGGAAGAGGCCGAAGAGAGAGCCGACGTGGCTGAATCGCTTGCCAACAAGATGCGAGCCAAAACCCGTGACATCGGGCCAAAG ccaGCCGAAGGACAAGGGGAGTAG